A single region of the Coregonus clupeaformis isolate EN_2021a chromosome 16, ASM2061545v1, whole genome shotgun sequence genome encodes:
- the LOC121585221 gene encoding calcineurin B homologous protein 3 — protein sequence MGASQSVRTEHEFQDLADRTGFSLEQIGNLNKRFRQLNKNQETLSRQDLASIPALDNNPLRAQIINAFFDKRNLHQNETGTVKVIGFEEFLMVMSHFRPAAMHITEEEREKLRREKLRFLFNMHDTDSDGTITLEEYRRAVDELLSKAGTIGQETAKAIADAAMLEVASTTRGKMEPDEFYEGITFENFLQILKTFDIETRMHVRFLNMDTATMRCGK from the exons TTTCCCTGGAGCAGATTGGCAACCTCAACAAGAGATTCAGACAGCTGAACAAGAATCAGGAGACACTAAG TCGACAGGACTTGGCGAGCATCCCTGCTCTAGATAACAATCCACTCCGGGCTCAAATTATTAATGCCTTCTTTGATAAAAG AAACCTCCATCAGAATGAGACGGGTACGGTCAAGGTGATTGGCTTTGAGGAGTTCCTCATGGTCATGTCTCACTTTCGCCCGGCAGCCATGCAcatcacagaggaggagagggagaaactgAGGCGGGAGAAACTACGCT TTCTGTTCAACATGCATGACACAGACAGCGACGGCACCATCACTCTGGAGGAGTACAGACGG GCGGTAGACGAGCTCCTGTCTAAGGCTGGCACAATCGGGCAGGAGACCGCAAAGGCCATTGCAGACGCCGCCATGCTGGAAGTTGCAAGCACCACAAGGGGCAAAATG GAACCTGATGAATTCTATGAAGGAATCACTTTTGAAAATTTTCTTCAG ATTCTTAAAACCTTCGATATTGAGACGAGGATGCACGTTCGCTTTTTAAACATGGACACTGCAACCATGCGATGTGGAAAATGA